The Calidithermus timidus DSM 17022 nucleotide sequence CCGCTCCGCGTCAGAGGCGACTGCGGGTGTGGTCTAAAGCGCTTTTCTCGCTCCCCTCAGCGGCGGGGCTCTCGAGCGAAGGTCAGAGCCAGCAGCGCCAGCATGAATGCAATCGCAATCCAGGTATCCATAGAAAATGCACCCCCCGAATCTCGACCCTGAAATCCAGGGTAGCCGCAGGGGCGTTACGGCGACGTTACAGGCTTGAGGGGATAGAAGGGGTGCCAAATGGCCCCGCTTCGGGCATAATCGAAGGGTTGCTATGATCGTGCCGCCTACGCCCGAAAACCTCGAGAAAGCCGCTGGGATCCTGTGCTCGGGTGGCCTGGTGGCCTTTCCCACCGAAACCGTCTACGGACTGGGAGCCAACGCCCTCGACGCCGAAGCTGTGGCCCGCATCTTCGAGGCCAAGCAGCGGCCCGCCTTCGACCCGCTGATCGTGCACGTGGCGAGCCAGGAGATGCTGCAGCAGGTGGCGGCGGAGGTCCCCTCCCAGGCCGAAGCCCTCATCGAGCGCTTCTGGCCGGGTCCGCTGACGCTTGTGCTGCCCAAGGCCCCAGCCGTACCGGGCATCGTGACGGCGGGCCTACCCACCGTGGCGGTGCGAATGCCCGATCACCCGGTAGCCCTCGAGCTGCTGCGCTGCGCCGGGGTGCCCGTCGCCGCCCCCAGCGCCAACCCCTTCGGCTACCTGAGCTCCACCCGCGCCGAGCACGTGGCGCGTATGCTGGGGGAACGCGTAGACCTCATCCTCGACGGGGGGCTCACCACCCACGGCGTCGAGTCCACCATCGTGCTGCTGGGCGAGAGGCCTGCCGTGCTGCGCTACGGGGCCGTTCCCCTGGAGGAACTCGAGCCGCTAATAGGCCCCCTGGCGCTGAGCGTTGAGGAGAGCTTCAAGCCACTGGTGCCGGGCCAATTGCCCCAGCACTACGCCCCACGCACCCCCATCCACATCGCCCGGCCCGAGGAAGTGCCCACCAGGGGCCGCAAGAAGCTGGGTTACCTGGCCTTCAAGGACGTGCCCAGGGGCTTTGGGGTGGTCAAGGTGCTCTCGCCCACCGGCGACCTGCGCGAAGCGGCGGCTCACCTCTTCGAGGCGCTGCACCAATTGGACATGCTGGGCCTCGAGGCCATCTACGCCGAGCCCGTCCCCGAGGAGGGGCTGGGGCGAGCCATCATGGATCGCCTGAGGCGAGCAGCGGCGAAGTGAGCCCTGCTCCGCACCTGGGAAATGTGATAAGCGCCCTTCGCTTGATTTTCCCCAGCGTTTGTCTGCACGCCGAGGGGAACGCGAGGGGGGTACTTAAAGCGCGAGGACACGCCTTGCGGGAGTGGAGCGAGCCGGGGTTGAAAATCACCAGCCTCGCGCGGCAAAGCCTCTATCCTGGTGTGGATTCAGCGCTATGGAAACCACGACCCGAAGCAGCGTTCCCTACGTTTTTCGCCTGTTGGCCCGCGCCTACCCTGCCCAAAAGCTCTCGGGAGCCGCTTTCGAACAGTCTGTGGCCATCTTGCAGGGCTCGGAGTTCAGCGGCCTGATGACCCTCGAGACCCGCACCGGGCTGCTGGCCCGTGTCCTCTTTCAACAAGGCCGCTTGGTCTATGCCCTGCGCGGCGAGGTCGAAGGCGCCAAGGCCCTGGAGCAGCTTCGCGCCGAACCGGGCTTCAACGCCATTGCGCTGCACCCCCTGGAGGGTCCGGCGCTGGTGTTGGCCCTGGCGGCGGTGTTCGGCGAAGCGCGCTTGTTGGGGTACAGCACCGTCGTCAACGTCCCCGTCCTGCTCGAGCGCTTAGGCCAGGAAGGGTTCAGCGGGGTGGTGGCGCTCGAGCTAGGCCTCAACCTCAGGGCCTGGGTTTTGAGGGAGGGTGAGCTACTCGAGGGCAGCGAAGTGCCCGAGGGGGAGCAGCGAGGCCGCCTGAGTGAGCTGCGCTGGTCGGGGACACCCAACCCCGAACTCGGCGCTGTGGAGCCTGCCACCGCCGCCAGGGCCGCAGAAGCCTCACCCGAAGCGCTAGCTCTAGCCAGTCCCGGCGAACTCGAGGCGGCTGCAGAGGCCCTGCTCAACCCCGAGCGCATCTGGCAGGCCGCTCAGGAAGTGATCGGCAGCCGCTTCGGCAGCCGAGCGGCGGGGGTCATGGAGCGCTTCCGCCGCGATTACGGCGGCCTCGAGTCCGCCCAATTGCTGCAAAGCCTCTCGGCCCAGATCGAGAACGTCCTGGGCAGCTACTACGCCGAGCGCTTCCGTGAAATGGCAACCTTAGCCGAAGACTCAACGCCCAGCGCCGGTACTCAGAGCGATTCTCGTGGATAGCCCCCACACCCAAAACCGCTGTAGGGGCTATTTGTGGGAACGGTGATCGGGAGCTGTAGTATCATACCAGATTCGGTTAGTTCGTCACCATTCGGTGACGAACTAACCCGACCGAAGGGAGTGCTCTAGGATTCAAAAAGATAGCCCTTGGGTTTTTGGTTTTGAAGAGTATCTTTTTGAATCCGGTATCAGCTTCAGCAGCGGAGTCCCGTTTCGGCGAAAGCCAGCGTGATGAAGATCGCCTTGTTGGACGTCAGGACCCGGCCCGCGGTGAGGCGTTCGAAGATCAGGGCGTCCGGCCAGGTGGAGACTCAGGAAGGTGGCCACGCACAGGCTTTGACACAAAGGACTTGACGCCCTCTCAGCCGCCGACAGCTTCTGCGAGGAGCCCGACCACCCGTGCCAGGACCGCTTCCGCGACCTCGCCCTTGGTCATAAGGGGCAGGTGCTCGACCGCTCCGCCCGGCAGGAGCAGGCTAACGCGATTGGTGTCCACGGCAAAACCGGCGTCGGGGGCGCTGATGTCGTTGGCCACGATCATGGAAAGCCCCTTGCGCTCCAGCTTTTCCTGCGCGTTTTTCAGCAGATTCTCGCTCTCGGCGGCGAAACCCACCACCACCCTCGGTCGGCCCACCCGCTGGCGCTGCTCGGCCACGGCCAGCAGGATGTCCTGGGTGTGCTCGAGCTCGAGGCGGGGCAGAGCGCCCTTCTTGATCTTGTGGGCCTGGACCTGGCGGGGGCGGAAGTCGGCCACCGCGGCGGCCATGATCAGCGCGTCGGCCTCGCGCGAGAGCGCCAGCACGGCCTCGGCCATCTGGGCGGCGGTCTCTACGTCGGTGCGCTCGGCCCCGGTGGGGGTGGGCAGAGGGGCGGCGGTGGCCCCCACCACCAAGCTGACCCTGGCCCCCAGGTCCAGCGCGGCTTGGGCCAGGGCGAAGCCCTGCTTGCCCGAGGAGCGGTTGCTGAGGTAGCGCACCGGGTCGAGGGGCTCCTGGGTGCCGCCCGCGCTCACCACCACGCGCCGTCCAGCCAGGGGGCCGTTCCGGCTCAGGGCCAGGCGGATATGCCCCAGGATTTCGGCGGGCTCGAGCATCCGCCCCAGCCCCACCAGGCCCGAGGCCATGCGGCCTTTGGCCGGGCCTAAGACCTGCACCCCCCGCTGGCGCAGGGTCTGGAGGTTGGCCTGGGTGGCGGGGTGCTCGAACATGCCGCCGTCCATGGCGGGGGCCACCAGCACGGGGCAGCGCGCGGCCA carries:
- a CDS encoding L-threonylcarbamoyladenylate synthase, encoding MIVPPTPENLEKAAGILCSGGLVAFPTETVYGLGANALDAEAVARIFEAKQRPAFDPLIVHVASQEMLQQVAAEVPSQAEALIERFWPGPLTLVLPKAPAVPGIVTAGLPTVAVRMPDHPVALELLRCAGVPVAAPSANPFGYLSSTRAEHVARMLGERVDLILDGGLTTHGVESTIVLLGERPAVLRYGAVPLEELEPLIGPLALSVEESFKPLVPGQLPQHYAPRTPIHIARPEEVPTRGRKKLGYLAFKDVPRGFGVVKVLSPTGDLREAAAHLFEALHQLDMLGLEAIYAEPVPEEGLGRAIMDRLRRAAAK
- the coaBC gene encoding bifunctional phosphopantothenoylcysteine decarboxylase/phosphopantothenate--cysteine ligase CoaBC; protein product: MNPLQGKRIVLGVSGSVAAYKAADLASKLTQAGALVDVVLSEGAERFVTPLTFASLTGRKAHASLWDSDAHVVHVGLGEGADLLVIAPCTANTLAKLAAGQADNLLILSALAARCPVLVAPAMDGGMFEHPATQANLQTLRQRGVQVLGPAKGRMASGLVGLGRMLEPAEILGHIRLALSRNGPLAGRRVVVSAGGTQEPLDPVRYLSNRSSGKQGFALAQAALDLGARVSLVVGATAAPLPTPTGAERTDVETAAQMAEAVLALSREADALIMAAAVADFRPRQVQAHKIKKGALPRLELEHTQDILLAVAEQRQRVGRPRVVVGFAAESENLLKNAQEKLERKGLSMIVANDISAPDAGFAVDTNRVSLLLPGGAVEHLPLMTKGEVAEAVLARVVGLLAEAVGG